A single window of Watersipora subatra chromosome 11, tzWatSuba1.1, whole genome shotgun sequence DNA harbors:
- the LOC137407877 gene encoding dentin sialophosphoprotein-like has protein sequence MSTSGSGIGTFCTPPLIRLFFDKLSYREAVMFTGLIALQMCVPVMLILPETYWRREKLTKRKSIVENRGHSHSNPAFVSDSQCEAREDNSLTIPTNADRGDKSNFSLTTPNPSSCCLAASTGDDLSPTLSFISTQVEINSSTSINRIRTDDSFIPTMVITSGSDSTGEAKRVNNFNTSTAATNRDDNPVSIIIRCNEAKSYSSAPVIIFDGSCTPSAVVSNQTNNSSLKDGETKYEDNPSHPSALLSDIPGYSNRVTVAADRADNSNSKTVVCDQKEISRLVTDTHNQCDNFNLGAVSNGVSCNSNLATISTDIANDSCLSSSDLSDNSNDSALSIDGDKMKNAAKTTTNRVDSCNSSNFSDNKEENIDPLVLAPEQEESLFIAEAATDGDENYHLKSDSLNKNRCMLNTATINKDANLDLANTVSNTDGNVNSTASASMANIKPCTRRATIGEDACFNPVIVRRDNCSNFEKAIHTEDSEWKCTSGTFSKDDNSNKADNLTVTTKDEENSNLTATHTKRVDNFTSATAEKDGVAYPTNTITSKEKKSSFTISAIENDKASRILTDSTKGNKNFSHYTSTSRRDDNSTSATVDAKRINGSELATVTGNKEDNSLSTLDETMKCHNFNSATAASRETSFTQPVAVAANNAEGVKISAGELSNDELTCTNTTLTMDSKSSSPSCVSTRAKEDDTLCPTMASCSRDLTDISHVPIDISDGQRSVEITENLQGSNLLPETIINQSAAFSHEFNKTGQCTNTALSSKQPPIEDIHHQRDEMSNTTQPAPSLRETLSLLISCRAYLLFVLSCFLATIGYSSIFVLLPVYAKECGIPKYHVSYALSAYGAIEVASRIVHATVANKKFTSALTHLGISLLLGGVGILPICIWGTAEALYVTCSVSGLAFACIMAFVPVVVLERIDKRYASIAVGVVYGADGLATPISYCISPMLYSRYNTWAAGLLLAAVTISTGSLFMLITGCIFPVSKRSTSR, from the exons ATGTCTACATCGGGATCTGGTATAGGGACCTTCTGCACACCGCCTTTAATTCGACTCTTCTTTGACAAGCTATCATACCGAGAAGCTGTCATGTTTACTGGGCTCATAGCCTTACAGATGTGTGTACCAGTCATGCTTATTCTACCAGAGACTTATTG GAGGCGAGAGAAGCTAACTAAAAGGAAGTCAATAGTGGAGAATAGAGGGCATTCTCATTCAAACCCAGCATTCGTATCAGATAGTCAGTGTGAGgcaagggaagacaactctctGACCATACCTACAAATGCTGACCGAGGTGACAAATCAAACTTTTCATTGACTACTCCAAATCCTAGTAGTTGTTGCTTGGCAGCCTCAACAGGTGATGATCTCAGTCCAACACTCTCTTTTATTAGTACACAAGTAGAAATAAATTCTTCAACATCCATTAACAGAATCAGAACAGATGATAGTTTCATCCCTACAATGGTTATCACTAGTGGTTCTGATTCCACAGGTGAAGCCAAAAGAGTTAATAACTTCAACACTTCAACAGCTGCAACTAATAGAGATGACAACCCTGTATCCATAATCATTAGATGCAACGAAGCTAAAAGTTACAGCTCTGCACCAGTTATTATTTTTGATGGGAGCTGCACTCCTTCAGCAGTTGTAAGCAACCAAACAAACAATTCCAGCCTTAAGGATGGTGAAACCAAATATGAAGACAACCCTTCTCACCCTTCCGCACTTTTATCTGATATACCAGGCTATTCTAACCGTGTGACAGTTGCAGCTGAtagagcagataactccaacTCTAAAACAGTTGTATGTGACCAAAAAGAAATCTCTCGCCTTGTAACAGATACGCATAACCAATGTGACAACTTCAATCTTGGCGCAGTGTCAAATGGCGTCTCATGTAACTCCAATCTTGCAACAATTTCAACTGATATAGCAAACGACTCCTGCCTCTCATCATCTGATTTATCGGACAACTCCAATGATTCAGCACTTTCAATCGATGGagacaaaatgaaaaatgctgcaaaaactaCAACCAACAGAGTTGATAGCTGCAACTCTTCGAACTTTTCAGACAACAAGGAAGAAAACATTGATCCTTTAGTATTGGCACCAGAACAAGAAGAAAGCTTGTTTATTGCAGAAGCTGCAACTGATGGAGATGAAAATTACCACCTTAAATCTGATAGTCTGAACAAAAATAGGTGTATGCTCAATACCGCTACAATTAATAAAGATGCTAACCTTGACCTTGCAAATACGGTGTCAAACACAGACGGCAATGTTAACTCTACAGCATCTGCATCCATGGCAAACATCAAGCCCTGCACTAGACGAGCTACCATAGGAGAAGATGCATGTTTTAACCCTGTTATAGTCAGACGAGACAATTGCTCCAATTTTGAAAAGGCTATCCACACTGAAGATAGTGAATGGAAATGTACATCAGGAACATTTAGCAAAGATGACAATTCCAATAAAGCTGACAACCTGACGGTAACAACAAAAGACGAAGAAAACAGTAATCTTACAGCGACTCATACAAAGAGAGTTGACAACTTCACCTCTGCGACTGCAGAAAAAGACGGTGTCGCTTATCCTACAAATACCATAACTAGCAAAGAGAAAAAATCCAGCTTTACAATAAGTGCGATTGAAAATGATAAAGCCTCCAGAATCTTAACAGATTCAACAAAGGGAAATAAAAACTTCAGTCATTACACATCCACTAGCAGAAGAGATGATAACTCCACTTCTGCAACAGTTGATGCCAAAAGAATAAATGGCTCCGAGCTTGCAACAGTTACAGGCaataaagaagacaactccttgtCTACATTAGATGAAACAATGAAGTGCCATAATTTCAACTCAGCAACAGCTGCCAGCAGAGAAACTAGTTTTACTCAGCCTGTAGCAGTTGCAGCTAATAATGCTGAAGGCGTGAAAATTTCTGCAGGTGAACTAAGCAATGATGAACTTACTTGCACTAACACCACTCTAACAATGGACAGCAAAAGTAGTAGCCCTAGCTGTGTATCTACTAGGGCTAAAGAAGATGATACTCTCTGTCCTACAATGGCTAGCTGCAGTAGAGACCTTACTGACATCTCACATGTACCTATAGATATCTCTGACGGGCAGCGATCAGTTGAAATAACAGAAAATTTACAAGGCAGCAATTTACTTCCTGAAACAATTATCAACCAGTCAGCAGCATTCTCACATGAATTCAATAAAACTGGCCAAT GTACAAACACTGCTCTTTCATCTAAACAGCCTCCTATAGAAGACATTCATCACCAACGAGAT GAAATGAGTAACACTACACAACCTGCACCCAGTCTACGTGAGACTCTGTCTTTGCTCATCTCTTGCAGAGCCTATTTATTGTTTGTTCTTTCATGCTTCTTAGCCACGATTGGCTATTCCAGCATATTTGTGCTACTTCCTGTTTATGCAAAGGAGTGTGGGATACCCAAGTACCAT GTATCATATGCACTGTCAGCTTATGGGGCCATAGAGGTGGCGTCCCGTATCGTGCACGCAACTGTTGCTAACAAAAAGTTTACCTCAGCTCTGACTCATCTCGGTATCTCCTTACTGCTTGGCGGAGTTGGCATACTGCCAATCTGTATTTGGGGAACTGCTGAAGCACTCTACGTCACATGTTCTGTTAGCG GGTTGGCTTTCGCCTGTATCATGGCCTTTGTTCCTGTGGTGGTCTTAGAAAGGATTGACAAGCGATATGCATCAATCGCTGTTGGAGTTGTCTATGGAGCTGATGGTTTGGCAACTCCTATCAGTTACTGCATTTCGC CTATGCTCTATTCTCGATACAACACTTGGGCTGCCGGACTTCTGCTAGCGGCTGTCACAATATCTACAGGAAGTCTTTTTATGTTAATCACAGGCTGTATCTTTCCTGTTTCTAAACGGTCAACCAGTCGATAG